From the Pyrenophora tritici-repentis strain M4 chromosome 5, whole genome shotgun sequence genome, the window AAGGTCCACATGCCGTCACACCTCGGCTTGCGCAGCCATGGCCAAACTTTTCGCACACGCAGCCCTCAACCCCTCCAAGTTCAAGCCCCGCGATTCTGGCGCCCTCTCCGCGCATCCTCGCATATCTTGCATCAAAGGGCCGTCTGCCCGTGCCCAAGACTCGCACAGGCTCACCCTCCATGGACCTTGTGCCTGTTCCCACGCGCGACAAATACTTGCCTTTGCGCGACGATAGATTTCCCTGGAAAGACCCGCCAGCCGTTGCAATCACGCCGTGCGATCCTTGGCCGCCGCCATACTACCTCGAAGATGGATTGCGCAAGGTGACGCCGTATCATTTCACATACAACACATACTGCAAGGAAAGATGGAGGGGTAGGGAAATTTTGGACATTTTCTCTAGCGAGTTCCGCGACCGACCCGCCGAGTACTACGAACAGGCCATAATAGACGGACGTGTTGTGTTGAACGGAAAGCCCGTGCCGAGTACGAAGACGATAGTAAAGAATGGCGATGTCATTTCCCATACGCTGCATCGACACGAACCTCCATGTACTGCGCAGCCCATTGGTATTGTGCACGAGGATGACAACATGATAGTCATCAATAAGCCCGCCGGCATGCCAGTGCACCCCGCTGGACGCTACAACTTCAATTCCATCATCGAGATCATGCGTGCGGATCGAGGCTACGGCTGGAACCCATTACCGTGTAATAGGCTGGATAGGCTCACCAGCGGTATCATGTTCATCGGGAAACACAAGCAGGCAGCAGAGGAGCTGAGCGCACAAATAAGAGGGAGGACCGTGAAGAAGGAGTACATTACACGTGTAGTTGGCGAGTTTCCAGAAGGAGAGATCCTTTGTGAGAAGCCGATACTGCAAATCAGCCCTAAGCTAGGTCTCAATCGCGTGCGCGCAAACGGCAAGGAGGCAAAGACGGTCTTCAAGCGCATGGCATATTACCCACCCAAGGACGATGGCAGGAGGCCCAACGGAGAGGATAGCGAAACAGACCCGCAAGGCCAGCCTTGGAAGAAACTCCGCGGCTACTCCATCGTGCGCTGCTTCCCTGTCACTGGCCGTACCCACCAACTGCGCGTCCATTTACAATTTCTTGGCCACCCAATTTCCAACGACCCCATATATGCCAATCAGCGTGTCTTCGGCCCCGCTCTGGGACGAGGACAATCcgaagatgaagacgacgaagacATCATGTCGCGTCTATCGCGCATGGGCAAAGAAGAGGTTGCTGACGCTGTTGCCTACCACGATGAAATGGTCGATGCGTACAATAAAAGAAAAGCCGAGCGAATGACGGGCGAAAAGTGCAAAATCTGCGATACAGATTTATACAGCGATCCCGGGGTGCACGAACTAGGCATTTACCTACATGCACGGAGATACAGGTGTGAGGAAGGAAAGTGGGATTATGAGACAGGACTGCCGGAGTGGGCGTTGCCACCACCGGGTTACGAAGGACCTACAGAGAGTACAGAGGAATCAGATCCGCTAGCTGTTGATATGAAGAAGTTAGGTTTGGAAGACGATGTTTGTGAAGAGAGTCCATCCAAACCAGCAAAAGGCGAGTTGAAGAATAAATAGAAGATGCTTCTGAGACATGAGTTTCCAAGATACCCATCAATACATATTTTGTCACCCCTCTCAATCTATCAGAGCCACTCTCGGAATTAACGCTTGTCAGCATGGATACTTTGAGCGTGTTTCATATACACATTTGCTGTCGGTTGGTGTGAATCGAAGAAGCATGTCTTGTCGAGTTGAGTTCCAAACATGGCTAGGCCAGGGTCCACTCGGCTAGCACCTACTCAAACGTCATGGGGTCACCAACCAACATAGTACTCCCAAACAACATCCAAATTTCCCGTGCTGCTTCCCTAACTCTCGATCGCTGCTTCTCAGCTGTTCAACTCTCGTATATCCAATCAGTAGTGGTAATTGACAGCAATGGGTCGCACCGAAAAATCTCAGGGTCTAGCGCCACCTGCTATTCGTAAAGACATTCGCGCAAAACAAGCACGCCATGTTGTCAATAAAATCGTACCTGCGATATTAGCCTCAAATGCAAGGGCTAGGAAAGGCGCAGACAATAGCGAGCTTATAGTAGACCCTGGGCGTCTTGGGACAGCCGAAAAAGATGGAATTAGAAGCAAGAATGACGCACATGCCAATGATGGCGAAGATGGTGGATATGTCAAGAGGAAAGGTCAAGGACGGCGGAAAGCGAAAGGTGGTGGGGGTCTTGAGGATGAACATATGGGAAAAGATGATGTCGCAAGGGATAGTGGCAAAGGAAAGGGAAAAGGCAAAAAGCGCAATGATTCTCTGGAAGAAGACCTATCGTCTTTGAACCTGGCGCAAACTGCGCCGCTATCTCCAAAGAAAGAACGCAGCATACGCATTATAGCAACCGACACGCTTACAGCTGCACATATGCTTACCCACCCGTCCTTGTACAACCCTACCATGCCATCGAAACTCTCTAATAAGAAGTCTCCAAACACCTGTATCCTCAACATGGCCTCTCCTCTCCGCCCTGGCGGTGGTGTTCTGGCTGGCGCAACGTCACAAGAAGAATACCTCTGCGCGCGTACAACGCTTCTCCCCAGCCTGAAAGAGACCTTTTATCGGCTCCCTGAACTAGGAGGAATCTACACGCCCGATGTGCTTGTATTCCGAAACTCTCTCTCCCTTGGCGACAACGCGGGCGAACTATCGCCGACTGAGAGGTGGTACGTCGACGTCGCCAGCGCGGGTATGCTCCGGTTCCCAGAACTGGAGGGCGAGGAAGACGAAGTAAAGCGGTTGGGCAAGAAAGATAGGCGGCTTGCAGAAGCGAAGATCCGGGCCGTGTTGAGGATTATGGAGAGGAAGGGGGCGGAGAAAGTGGTGCTGGGTGCTTGGGGCTGTGGCGCCTATGGAAACCCCGTCAAGGATATCGCTGAGGCTTTCCGAAGTGTGCTTGACGGAGTGCCCCACTCATCCTCTACCAGTAAAAAGAGCAAAAACGGTCATGCAGAACAGGAGACGTGGCCAGGTATCAAGGAAGTTATTTTCGCAATTGGTAACCGCAAAATGGCAACCGACTTCGCTGCTGCTTTCGGTGGTACGATCCAAGTCGAGGCTGGCCCTGGATCCGAAGCTACTGCAGAAGATGAAGAGGGGGAAGACGCGGTGGCCGAGGAACTACGCACTAAGATCCAAGAGATGGAGAGTCAGCTTAGTCAAGTTTACAACCCGGATCTGAAGACTAGAATGGGGGTGATACTCGATGGTTTGAAAGCGCAATTGCGAGAGCGGGAGGGTACACCGGAGGCAAGCACATATACTGGGGATGATGAGGATGACGAGAATGATGAAGATGATAGTGAAGAAGGGAGTGAGGATGAAAGAAACGAGGATGTCGATAGTGAGAGTGATTGAGCGGGTGCACAACGTATGTATCCAGCGAATACAAATGTGGAGTCTCCTATTAGATGAATAAGCCTAGTGTGCACACGGAATTGTTTCCTAGGATTGTCTTGTGTTGTCATCGTGTACGTGTCCAACATTGTGAGGAAAGAATAACGAATGTGTCCTATATGTGGTCTTCGCTCATAATATGTGCCCAGCATTCCCAGCTTGTGATTGCGTCTTGCACACCAGACACTCTTCTTCTGCACACTCAAGATACGCAGGTATGTTCTTCCATCCTCACATACACAATTGCGGAACAAATAATCATCCGAtgtcgtcgtcatcgccgtTTCAATACAACCCGGGATATTGGAATAACCCGGTATGACTCTCGTGTGAATTCGCGGTATAGGCTAAAGATAGCCTATCGGGAAGAAACATGGCCATGTGAGGGTCAGGGGTTCGTGAAGCGAGAATGAGGGGGTTTCCACCTGTCATGCTGAATACGGTTAGAGCAGGTGCCGGCATGTCATCCACATTAGCTGACAGTTTCCGTCCTACGTAGCACGACTGCAGATCCGCCAACTTCGCAACCGTCTGATCTACACACCCGCATTCCATCTAGCTGTTGCATTAGCGACGTTCAAAACATGGCGTCTCCATATGTAGTGCGTTGCCGAACAGGACGAGGACCTCTGAACCTTGGAAGCTAACAGTAACAGCCGAATGCGTCGATCCAATGGATCGCATCAGCCAAAGATGATGAGCAAAAGATCGGCTTCCTGGATTTACCGCGCGAACTTCGAGACCTGATCTACGGGTTTGCGTTTCGTGCAGAAGGCGCCATACTCATCTACTCACGCGACCCTTACGCCGTGCGGCCCTTGGCCAAAGCAATGAACATCCGACACAAAGGATCGGGACCAATTGAGCCAGAACCTATGCGCAACGGACAGATACCCGTGGCACTCGTGAGGACATGTCGACAGCTTTACGCAGAGTGCAGCCCGGTGCTTTACGGCAGCAACACGTTTGCTTTCTGGACGTCGAGCGAACTCGACCTTGGTGCTCCTAGCGGGCTGGTGCGTCATGTTATTGGCGCGGCGGATCCTCGCGACTTGTTCAAGAAGCATCTTGAAGAAGTGAGTTATTGGTGGAAGAGACGGTTTTGGCCAGACGTCCTGCGCAGTAGTCGGGCGATGCTGGAGCGCTTCCCGAACCTGGAAACTTTGACTATACCGCTAAAGGTACCACCGAATGGGCAGATCCAGCGGCCGGTGTTTCTCCATGTGGTGAACAAGACGAGAGAGCAGCGTGTTGCTCTTGCGGCGAGTTGGATGAAGCCGAGATGTTCGTGGGAGGACGAGAGGCTGCGCAGGTGTTTGCATCTGGAAGTCCTTCCACCTCCTGGCTCTTTTAGAGATCAATACGCAGGTTCGCGCTTTGTTCCggaagacgacgacgattGGGATGTTACAGAGTTTGCAGATGCTTTCCAGTTGATGAAGAACCTGACATGATTGCGAAAGGAAGTCATGCATATGTCGATAGGAGTAATCAGCACTAGGGCTTCATCATGTAAGCAAGCAACAGTAATATAATAGGAAGCGGGAAATGACGAAGTTGCGATAAAGTTCACCACAAAGCCGTTCCCGACTGCCGCCATTCATGGGTTGTTGTTGCCGCATCGTCTGCCGTAGCCGCCCGCATCCGCCCGATCACCACTCCAACAATcagcatcatcatcatcatcatcaccgaGGCCGCCGCGCCAGACCCCCAACCCCGAAACTCCGACAAAAACTCTCATCTCGGCCTACCTCATATCGTACCGGTACGTACATACTCCCAACAACTggcgccgccgccgccgccgaaAAAAAAATCCGCGAAGCCCGCCCTTCAGAGCCGCAACAGCCCTACATACCCCAAATAGGAAACTCCATCCAGACACTCAGGCCAACAACACGAACACCACCGACATGTATTTCCGGATCGACACAAGATGGGATTCTCACTTTGCCCATGGTGCCGGTACACACCTCCGATGTCCGTTCCCTCTCTCTACTTGGAGATGACCCTAAATGGGACCCCTGGCGTACATCAACTTGCAGGTACCCGCCTCTGTGCATTGTTATGTGTCATTAGCGCCCAGCCGCAACTGCACTTCGGGCACCAAGGTCGGCACTGCCGACGTCGGGATTGGCCTTTATGGGAATGAGCTGGGTACAGGGGTTGGTTGGTTTGTATCAGGCTCCGTGTGGGTCTTGGGCTCCAGATCGTTGTTCAGTGTGGAGTACTTTGATGAAAATTTGGGGGGGTGTGGTGTGAAAGTACTTGCTTCGGGGCGTTGGATCCGAGGGGGGGCAAGACAAGCAGCGGTGAGTTCTCCAATGAGTTGGCCACGGGGGTGGGATGAGTGCTGTGAGCGGCGCTGTAGTAAGCTGACACGGGGGTATGCGCATATTGGATATTGCTGACTTTATCAATACTGCTCACTTCACATGTGAAAGAGTAGACTATTCACTGGGTGCATAAACTTGTATTGATGGGAGAGGTTTGTGAGAGAGTAAGGTCATGTTTTGGCTATTACTAAGTATGTGCTGTTGGGAGGATCGTACGCTGACGACCTGCGATGAATCAAACAAACTTTTCTATGTGTTTCCAAACGCCTGCTGGATATGTATACCATGCAAGAGGGGCTCTCCATGGGCTCAACTCAAGCAGACCAGCAATGAACCATAACGCCATTTGGCGGTCACGAAACGACAGCGCCAAAATAAATGCAAATGGGGTATATCCTACACATCCCACTAAGGATGAAATCAGAGTGAAGATGAGCCAATGGCCTAGTAAGGAAATTCGTGAAGATTGTTGATCGAAAATGGGGTATACTGAACAAAGGAAAGAGAAGATGTCGCATCTAGTGCTCAAGACTGAAGCTACCAGATCGCGAGCTGCTGTTCGAGAATGGATATTCGCATTCTTCGACGTAGGTGGGTGGGCTCATGGGAACGTCCTCGTATAGCGGGGGCTGTTCTTCATCCCAAGCGATGCCCATTCCGGAGCGTTCGGTGAGGACAAGGTGAAATTGAGTGCGGAGGACACGTGCAGCGCCGGTGGGAGTGGCCTGGCTGAGCTTCTTCAATGGCGCCCACTCCTCAGCGACAACCATCTCGATGATCAAGTTGTGCTTGACGCTCATGCCGCTCGAGCTCTCCATGTCGCACAGAGGCTTCATGCCGACGTTGCATGCAGCCTGGAACTCGACATCGATCTCGCCCTTTTCAAAGTCCGTCTTCCAGCCAGTCTTGACCTCTTCGTTGGCAATGGCGCGGACATCCTCGTGGAGGACACCCTTGCCTTCGCCTCCAACCTTGGAGACGTGCTTGGGGCAAGCTGGGGAAATGAACTTTTGGGTCTCCTCGATGCGCCAGTTAAGCTTGCGAAGCCTCCAGCGTGTCTGAGAATCCGCTTTGTTCAGTACAATGCCAGAAAGACGCATCTCGACGGGAAAGTCGCCAATTGGGTGGATGACCGGAGGTAGCTTGACCGAGGCGGTCAGATTGGTGGGTGGGAAGATGCGGATCGAGTGCTTCTCAGCACCCGGGAAGATGGCGCGCTTGATGTCAAGGTTGCGCTTGTAAGTAATCTTGCCCGATGAGGTTGTGGCGACGGCGGAGAGATAATAGTCGATAGTTGCTAAGCTTCCATGTGTGGTTGCGGGGAGATGACCGGGCAGTAGGTGGCTGAAGGGGAAGCTGTGCGGGCCGTGGCGCAGAGAGGTGGGGTGTGTCAGAAACTCCCACTTGTGAATTTCCGTGGTCTGGGTGCTGCACTCCGGGCAGTGTGGAGCCACGGGCTTTTTTGTAGTAACAATGGCAAGCATGCGCATTTCAAACTTTTCTACCGTAATAAACGGGTCATGAACGTTGATCATGAGCTGACCGGAGAAGATTGCGCCGGTTGAGGCTTGCGGGCTGTTGTAGAAAACAATGGGTGGCGACTCTACACTCATGTTCATTGAAGCAGCACCCTGAGCCTCAACCTTGGGACTCTTCTTCAAGTCCTCCTTCTCTTTCGCATGCTTGTCATGCTTGTGGCGGTTGAAGATGTCCATGACGAGCGACTCTTCGGACTTTGACTTTGCCTTTACTCTTGGCGCATCATACGAGTAGACAGGCGGAAGTAGACCTTCGGCGTGCGGTTTAGCAGGGTCCGATTTAGGCGATGGCGTTGGAGCTACCCGCGCGAGGGTGCTCAATAAACGACCGGGCATGTTGATAAAGAATCTGGGGTAGGGCTGAGAGGATGCAAGCTGAGTGGATGCGTGGTGTGAGAATCTACAAGATAAGGCGCGGTCCAATGATATCGAGGTGTGGACCGAGAGGCGATATGCAGGTATGAAAGCTCAAGAGTTGAGCTTGTGGGAATTGAGGTGGTTAATAAGTTGTTGCGGCAAGAACATATTACAGCTTGTGATACAAACAAGGGCCTGGGTTGTAGTAGGGCGTGGTCCTATTTAAGAGAAGACCAGGAGGGTTTTTCATGGATTTTTTACCTGAGAGAAACTCGATGACTGGATGCACTCCGGGCCTTTGCATGATCTCATCGCCTAGGCTGCACTAGTCGTTTCCGGCTCGGCTATCCCTGCCCGAGTGTAATTTTTGGGTCAGGAGGCAGGCATGCACGTCCTACCGCTCTCGTGATCGCCGCCTGCCTGTCTGTCGTGCCTGCCAACTAAAAAGACGTCAACCGAAGGTGCGAACAATCTCCGTGTGCTGAGCCGGCGCATTCTCCCCCTTCCAACTTCCACTCTCCGTAAAACATTAATTACTCTAATCTGTGCCGAACAGCGAGGTGCCATGCTGACCGCCATACTGTGCCAGTGTCCACCTCGGTACTCGGTTCTGCCTAGTCGTTTGTTCGCTGTCAACAATGCCAAAGCAAATGTACCGTGGTGGCTCGTTGCCGGCTAACATGATGTGACTCGCCGCCGGCCATCACACACACATGATGCCAGACTGACTCCACCGGGACTCTGGGGTTTTTGTTGTCCGCCCGCCCATCCTCATTCGTTGACGCAAACTGATGCCGTGTTCCCCGCAACACGGCTTGCTGTTCGTCTAGAAAGAGCGACTCTGGGGATGAGCATCGGGTATCTCCTCGGCCTGTAAACACCGGATCGCCTCTCCGCATACTTATTAAGCGCCTGTCACAAGACGCACACCGAACATGTGGCTCGAATCTCCTTACATGCTCTAACCGCTCGGGTCTACATTGCTAATTGTGCAACCTCTTCATCAAGTTGTTGTCATGTTGGTGCAGCATCGCGATCATGGCTTGTGCCAAGACCCACCGGTGTTAGGTAATGCAGGGAATTTTTTCTCTTACACCGTGGTCCAAGCACAGGCGCTCACTGGTTGCTCCACTCCTCCAGATCCTTTGCAGCCTCTTTACACACTTTTGCTTGGGCGTCCCGGCCCGATGTGGTTATGGCCTCCCATGCGTCGTGTCAAAGCATCCACTTTGTTGAGAGACCAGACTGTTCTACATTACTCGATGGAAACCACTTGAGGCGCCCTGTCTCCGATCACGCAAATAGTTGCCCGTCGGACAGGCCCAGCCCGCGTCTATGCAGCGTCTATGCATCGCACCTGACCACGACCTAAACACCACCTCACAAAATCTCACGATACTTCGCTTAACAACATTGACGCCTGGCTGGCGTCCGCCTTGTGGTGTTATGAGATGGCGTTAGGTCG encodes:
- a CDS encoding RluA, Pseudouridylate synthase, 23S RNA-specific, producing the protein MDLVPVPTRDKYLPLRDDRFPWKDPPAVAITPCDPWPPPYYLEDGLRKVTPYHFTYNTYCKERWRGREILDIFSSEFRDRPAEYYEQAIIDGRVVLNGKPVPSTKTIVKNGDVISHTLHRHEPPCTAQPIGIVHEDDNMIVINKPAGMPVHPAGRYNFNSIIEIMRADRGYGWNPLPCNRLDRLTSGIMFIGKHKQAAEELSAQIRGRTVKKEYITRVVGEFPEGEILCEKPILQISPKLGLNRVRANGKEAKTVFKRMAYYPPKDDGRRPNGEDSETDPQGQPWKKLRGYSIVRCFPVTGQEVADAVAYHDEMVDAYNKRKAERMTGEKCKICDTDLYSDPGVHELGIYLHARRYRCEEGKWDYETGLPEWALPPPGYEGPTESTEESDPLAVDMKKLGLEDDVCEESPSKPAKGELKNK
- a CDS encoding putative arrestin (or s-antigen) n-terminal domain protein; this encodes MPGRLLSTLARVAPTPSPKSDPAKPHAEGLLPPVYSYDAPRVKAKSKSEESLVMDIFNRHKHDKHAKEKEDLKKSPKVEAQGAASMNMSVESPPIVFYNSPQASTGAIFSGQLMINVHDPFITVEKFEMRMLAIVTTKKPVAPHCPECSTQTTEIHKWEFLTHPTSLRHGPHSFPFSHLLPGHLPATTHGSLATIDYYLSAVATTSSGKITYKRNLDIKRAIFPGAEKHSIRIFPPTNLTASVKLPPVIHPIGDFPVEMRLSGIVLNKADSQTRWRLRKLNWRIEETQKFISPACPKHVSKVGGEGKGVLHEDVRAIANEEVKTGWKTDFEKGEIDVEFQAACNVGMKPLCDMESSSGMSVKHNLIIEMVVAEEWAPLKKLSQATPTGAARVLRTQFHLVLTERSGMGIAWDEEQPPLYEDVPMSPPTYVEECEYPFSNSSSRSGSFSLEH